The following is a genomic window from Amycolatopsis sp. BJA-103.
TCATGGTCGTGCTCCTCTCCAGGGTCGATGGCACAAGCATCGTCCCCAGGAGGGGCGGGCGACATGGTGCCCGCGGGCATCTCCCGGGTGGGGTTAGCCCCACCTGCGGGATTAACCCGGTTGCCGTCCGCGTTATGCTGTACAGGTTGTGTCCCACCAAGGGGGTGAACGGTTTCGACTTTGGACGTTGAATCAGGAGAAGCGTGCCGGTGCAGGCGAGAGACCACCGTAAGCGTCATCGCAAACCAATAAGCGCCGAGCCTAAGAGCCAGCGCGAGTTCGCTCTTGCTGCCTAAGCAGTAGAGTGACTCTGTCGGTCCGGGGTTGCCTCCGACCCGGTCACCGGCATCAGCTAGGAGGCTTACCGCCGCACTCGGCTACGGGGTGTGGTTGGGAATCAAACAGTGGCTGGGCTCGTCACTTCAGCTCGTTCGCGTGACTGAAGGGGCCAAGTAGAGACATAGCGGACTGCGCACGGAGAAGTCCTGGTGACACGCCAGAGGACCCGGGTTCAATTCCCGGCACCTCCACTGGTCGACGGAAGCGGCTCTGCCCCTCGGGGCGGGGCCGCTTCTTCATGCGGGTCGTGCGGCGGCGTGGTGCCGCTGCCGCTCTTGTTCCCAGATCGACTCGGCGTCGAGGTCGCGGTACTCGGCCCGCAGGCGCCGGGCCAGAAGGTAGAAGCCCGAGCTGGGCTGTCCGGTCACCTTGGAGACGACGAGCGCGCTCCACAATGGTTCGGTGCGGTCCGCGGCGCGAATCGACGCTTGTCGATAAGGCGGTTGTCGGCGTTACAGTTCGCGAAGCGCCTGAAGGTGTCTACGGTGCTCTATAAAATCCCAGTTTTGACCTCTTTGGGTGATCGTGCTCGAGGTGATGTCACATGAATATGCGATAGCACACCTGTTCGATTCGACGTATCGTTGATGTCGTGGCCAGCGACGATGCATCCCAGACGACACCCGCCGAGTGGTGGCGTGTCGATACTGCGACGCTGCATGCCCGCAAACAGGAACTAGAAGTTCTGAAGCGGCAATTGGATGCTGAGCAGAACGCGATTCTCGCGGAAATCAATATTCGTGGGGTTCGTGGGTGTTCGGGTCATGCGACGTTGTCGGCGATGATTTTCGAGGACCTCCTTGTGACTGACAAGGAGGCCGATGCTCGTGCTGATCGGGTGCTGGCGTTGCATGCGGGGGTGGCGGTGGGTGGTGATCGGGTACCGCCGCTGGCTCCGTTGACCGCTGATGCCGCTGCGGAGGGTGCGATCGGTGGTTCGCAGATCGACGCGATCATCCGCACTCTGGCGCGTATCCCGTCGTTTGTTCCGGAAGAGGACGTGCGGGGCGGGGAGAAGATCCTCGTGGATCTGGCCCGGCATGCCGGGCCTCGCACGATCGCCCAAGCCGGACGGAGACTCCTGGACAAGCTCGATCCCGATGGGAAAGCACCCCGGGACGAGAACCCGAAGGACGCGCGGCCGGAGTTGCGGTTCGTCAAGCACCGCAACGGCACCTTGGGTTTGAAGGGCACGCTCGATCTGGAGACCTACGCACGGTTGAAGTCCGACCTCGACCCCATGGCCAAACCCCACAAAGCCATCGACGGAGTCCGGGACTCCCGCACCCAGGACGAACGCTACGGGGACGCCTTCACCGACTATGTGCGGTTGAAGACCACGAGCCGGAACCTTCCCGGCCAGGCGGGCGAGGCCACGCACATCCTCGTGACCATGTCTTACGAGGACCTGATCAGTGACTTGGGTGAAGCTCATTTGGATCTGGTCGGGCCGATCAGCGCCACCGACGCAAGGATCCTCGCCTGCGATGCCCGTGTCCGGCCCGGTGTTCTGGGCACAGCTGGGGAACCCCTCGACATCGGCCGCTCCAAACGCACCGTTTCCCTTGCTCAGAAATACGCGCTCACCATCCGCGACGGCGGGTGTGCCTTCCCAGGCTGCGACATGCCCGTGCCCCGCTGTACGGCACACCACATCGTTTTCTGGCGACACCACGGCGAAACCAAAATTGACAACCTGGTCCTGCTCTGCACCAAGCATCACCGGCTCATCCATCACAGCGAATGGAAAGTCCAGATCGCCCAGGACGGACTCCCCGAATTCACCGCCCCGGCCTACCTCGACCCCATAGGAGAACCGAGGCGCAACACCATGCACCTCAGGACATGAACCGACCCGCTTGGCCGCCTATTCGGGCATCAGGGAAGCAATTCTCCGGGATACGCTCGCGAGCATGCGGCTTCACGTACATCAATGGGGATCAGGACCTCGCGTCGTGCTCGTCCACGGCGTGCTGCTCGGCGGCCGGGAGGCGTGGCGGGCTCAGCGCCCGTTGACCGAGCGGTGGACGTTGCTCGCACCCGACCGCCTCGGCCACGGGAAATCGCCGGATGGTGTGCAGGATTTCGAGGTCGACGCGGGTTTGATCGCGGAGCAGGTGCTCGACGAGCCCGCACATCTGGTCGGGCTGTCCTATGGCGCGATCGTCGCGATGCTCGCGGCCGCGCGGAGGCCGGAGATGGTCCGGACGCTCACGGTGGTCGAGCCGCCCGCGACCGGGGTCGTCCGAGGTGACGAGGTCGTCGACGCGTGGGACGGCGAACTGCGGCAGCTCCTCGCGGGCTCGCTGGACGACCCTCGCGAGGTCTTCGAAGCGTTCTTCCCGCTCGCGGGTGTGCCGCTGCCCATCCCGGATCCGGTGCCGGAAACGTTGCGGCGCGGTGCCCGCGCGTTGCTCGGGATGCGGCCGCCGGGAGACGCGGAAATACCGCTCGATGTGTTGGCCTCAGCGGATTTCCCGATGCTCGTGATCACGGGTGGCCATCGGCAGGAGTACGAAATCATCGCCGACGCGATCGCGGACAGGACCGGCGCGGACCGCGACGTCGTGGCGGGGATGAGCCATTTGGTGCCTGACACGGGTGCGCCGTTCAATGACCGACTCGAGTCCTTTTTGAATCACGGAGCGTAGCCAAATCTAGATCATTTTCATCTCAATTCACCCGCGCCGGGAACTGTCGAGGGGTGGGATGTCATGCTAGGTGTCCGACCATGGCCCTCTTTCGAACCGACCCCGTGTCGCCGGAGGGCCGGAAGAAGGTGGCAGATGACCTGGGCTAGGCATTCCAGTCGTCCCGACCCCGCTGAAGACCAGAGCCGGATGGCGGGTGTGCGCGCGGAAGAAGAAGTCCGCCTCACCCTGCAGAACGGCAGAGCCGCGCGAACCGTCGCCGGGCACTCTTCGAGTGCTCTCGACTGTGCGGAACTGCTGGCGATGCTCGGTCTTGAGGGAGTCCAGAAGAGGCACGCTCAGCGCACCTGACCCCCGATCCGGGTGGTCAGTTCGGCCGCGGTCAGACGGACCTCTTCCGCGAGGTCAGGCCAAGTTTCCTTGCATCCCTCGGCTCCCGGGCAGAGGTGGCGGAGGGTCACGCTGATCGCGGCCATCGGCCGGCCGCCGTGGTCGAAGACCGGGCAGGCCACCGAGGCGAATCCTTCGGTCACGTGACCGTCCTCGACCGCCCAACCGAGTCTACCCTCAGCGTTCAGCGTGCGGCGTAGCTCGGCGAGGGTGCGCGGGCCGCGGCCGGTGCGCAGGACGAACGCCGACGCGGCCGGGAAGAGCGCACGCACGTGTGGTGACGGCAGGTGCCGCAGCATCGCCCTGCCCGACGCCGTGAGCTGGCCGGGCAGCCGGACGCCGACCTCGGTGACCAGGGTTTCCGGTCGTGTGGGGCGCTCTTTGACCAGGTAAAGCGACTCGTTGCCGTGCAGTACGCCGAGATGAGCGGTGTGGCCGACCCGGTCGGCCAGCTTGCGCAGCAGCGGGACGGCGAGCCGTTCCAGCGGGTCGTGCCGCAGATATGCCGAGCCCAGTTCGAACGCGGCGATGCCGAGTCCGTAGCGGCGTTCGGTGGGTAAGTGCGTCACGAAACCGGCGGCCTCCAGCTCGGCGAGCAGGTGATACGTCGTCGAGCGCGGCAGATTCAGCTCGCGCGCGATCGCGGCCGCCGACACCGGCCCTGGCCGCGCGGCCAGGGCGCGAAGGATGCCGAGTCCGCGTCGTAGCGCTGGCACTTCGCTGCTCTCACCCATGCCGACCTCCTGTCTCGCTCAACGGCGATAGCAGGGGACCTTTGCTCTCGCTTCTCTCAATGTTGAGGCAAGCGAGAGCAAAGGTCCCTTGCTCCCGCGGGGTGTGTCTTGGATACCAGACACAACCACCGGTTGGGGCCGCCCACCAGCGGGCATGGCGTTGTCCAATGGGGCTATGCCGGAAACCGTACTTCTGGGGTCCGAATCGCTTCGGCCCGAACAGGTCGTCGCGGTCGCCCGTGACCACTCGCCCGTCGCGGTCAGCGAAGCGGCCGAGAAGAACCTCACCGCGACGCGTCAGCACATCGACAACCTCGCCCACGCCGAGGCGCCGACGTATGGCGTTTCGACCGGCTTCGGGGCGCTCGCCACCAGGCACATCCCGCTCGAGAGCCGTACCGCGCTCCAGCGGTCGCTGATCCGTTCGCACGCGGCGGGCGCGGGCCCGGTCGTGGAGACCGAGGTCGTGCGCGCGTTGATGCTGCTGCGTCTCCGCACCCTCACCAGCGGTTACACCGGCGTCCGCCCGCAGACCGCGCAAGCGCTTGCGGCCCTGCTCAACGCCGGGATCACCCCGCTCGTCCACGAGTACGGCTCCCTCGGCTGCTCCGGCGACCTCGCGCCGCTGGCCGCTGTCGCGCTCGCGCTGATGGGGGAGGGCGAAGTCGAGTACAACGGCGAAGTCGTCCAGGCCGCCGTCGCGCTGAAGCACGCTGGGATCGAACCGGTCGTTCTCGCGGAGAAGGAGGGCCTCGCCCTCACTAACGGGACCGACGGCATGCTCGGCATGCTCCTGCTGGCCGCAGCAGACCTGCGCAAGCTTCTCGACACCGCCGACATCACCGCGGCGATGAGCGTCGAAGCGCTCCTCGGCACCGATCGCGCCTTCGCCGCCGACCTCCAGGCCCTGCGCCCGCACCCGGGGCAGGCGTTGAGCGCCCAGCGCATGTGGACCACGCTCCAGGATTCGAAGATCGTCGAGAGCCACCGCGGCCCGGACTGCAACCGCGTCCAGGACGCGTACTCGCTCCGCTGCTCGCCGCAGGTGCACGGAGGCGCACGGGACAGCCTCACGCACGCCGAGCTCGTCGCCGAGCGTGAGCTTCACTCCGCGGTCGACAACCCGGTCGTGTTGTCCGACGGCCGCGTCGAGTCGAACGGCAACTTCCACGGCGCCCCGGTCGCGTACGTGCTCGACTTCCTCGCCATCCCGCTCGCGGATGTCGCCAGCATCGCCGAGCGCCGCACGGACCGCATGCTCGACAAGGCCCGTTCGCACGGCTTGCCGCCGTTCCTCGCGTTGGACCCGGGCGTCGATTCCGGTCACATGATCGCCCAGTACACGCAGGCGGCCGTGGTCAGCGAGCTCAAACGCCTCGCGGTGCCGGCGTCGGTCGACTCGATCCCGAGCAGCGCCATGCAGGAGGACCACGTCTCCATGGGCTGGTCCGCCGCGCGCAAGCTGCGCAAGGCCGTCGAGGGTCTCAACACCGTCCTCGCCATCGAACTGCTCACCGCCGCGCGGGCACTCGACATGCGCGCGCCCCTGGTCCCGTCGCCGGTCACCGGCCGGGTCCGGGATCTCGTCCGCACCAAGGTCGAGGGCCCCGGCCCCGACCGTCATCTGGCGCCGGAGATCGCCGCCGCCGAAGAACTCGTCGCGTCGGGTGCCGTCCTCGCCGCGGCCCAACTGGAGGTCTGAGCCCATGACCCGCACGGTGCGTGCCGCCCGAGGCACCACGCTCACCGCGAAGAACTGGCAGACCGAAGCCGCGTTGCGGATGTTCCACAACAACCTCGACCCCGAGGTCGCCGAGCGCCCCGAGGACCTGGTCGTCTACGGCGGCACCGGCAAGGCCGCCCGCAACTGGGCCAGTTTCGACGCGATCACCCGCGAACTGACCACTTTGGAGGGTGACGAGACGCTGCTCGTCCAGTCCGGCAAGCCGGTCGGCGTGTTCCGCACGCACGAGTGGGCGCCGCGCGTGCTCATCGCGAACTCCAACCTCGTCGGCGACTGGGCGACCTGGCCGGAATTCCGCCGCCTGGAAGCGCAGGGCCTGACGATGTACGGCCAGATGACCGCGGGGTCCTGGATCTACATCGGCACGCAGGGAATCCTGCAGGGCACCTACGAGACCTTCGCGGCCGTCGCGAAGAAGCGGTTCGGAGGGAGCCTC
Proteins encoded in this region:
- the hutH gene encoding histidine ammonia-lyase, whose translation is MPETVLLGSESLRPEQVVAVARDHSPVAVSEAAEKNLTATRQHIDNLAHAEAPTYGVSTGFGALATRHIPLESRTALQRSLIRSHAAGAGPVVETEVVRALMLLRLRTLTSGYTGVRPQTAQALAALLNAGITPLVHEYGSLGCSGDLAPLAAVALALMGEGEVEYNGEVVQAAVALKHAGIEPVVLAEKEGLALTNGTDGMLGMLLLAAADLRKLLDTADITAAMSVEALLGTDRAFAADLQALRPHPGQALSAQRMWTTLQDSKIVESHRGPDCNRVQDAYSLRCSPQVHGGARDSLTHAELVAERELHSAVDNPVVLSDGRVESNGNFHGAPVAYVLDFLAIPLADVASIAERRTDRMLDKARSHGLPPFLALDPGVDSGHMIAQYTQAAVVSELKRLAVPASVDSIPSSAMQEDHVSMGWSAARKLRKAVEGLNTVLAIELLTAARALDMRAPLVPSPVTGRVRDLVRTKVEGPGPDRHLAPEIAAAEELVASGAVLAAAQLEV
- a CDS encoding IclR family transcriptional regulator; this translates as MGESSEVPALRRGLGILRALAARPGPVSAAAIARELNLPRSTTYHLLAELEAAGFVTHLPTERRYGLGIAAFELGSAYLRHDPLERLAVPLLRKLADRVGHTAHLGVLHGNESLYLVKERPTRPETLVTEVGVRLPGQLTASGRAMLRHLPSPHVRALFPAASAFVLRTGRGPRTLAELRRTLNAEGRLGWAVEDGHVTEGFASVACPVFDHGGRPMAAISVTLRHLCPGAEGCKETWPDLAEEVRLTAAELTTRIGGQVR
- a CDS encoding alpha/beta fold hydrolase encodes the protein MRLHVHQWGSGPRVVLVHGVLLGGREAWRAQRPLTERWTLLAPDRLGHGKSPDGVQDFEVDAGLIAEQVLDEPAHLVGLSYGAIVAMLAAARRPEMVRTLTVVEPPATGVVRGDEVVDAWDGELRQLLAGSLDDPREVFEAFFPLAGVPLPIPDPVPETLRRGARALLGMRPPGDAEIPLDVLASADFPMLVITGGHRQEYEIIADAIADRTGADRDVVAGMSHLVPDTGAPFNDRLESFLNHGA
- a CDS encoding HNH endonuclease signature motif containing protein; its protein translation is MASDDASQTTPAEWWRVDTATLHARKQELEVLKRQLDAEQNAILAEINIRGVRGCSGHATLSAMIFEDLLVTDKEADARADRVLALHAGVAVGGDRVPPLAPLTADAAAEGAIGGSQIDAIIRTLARIPSFVPEEDVRGGEKILVDLARHAGPRTIAQAGRRLLDKLDPDGKAPRDENPKDARPELRFVKHRNGTLGLKGTLDLETYARLKSDLDPMAKPHKAIDGVRDSRTQDERYGDAFTDYVRLKTTSRNLPGQAGEATHILVTMSYEDLISDLGEAHLDLVGPISATDARILACDARVRPGVLGTAGEPLDIGRSKRTVSLAQKYALTIRDGGCAFPGCDMPVPRCTAHHIVFWRHHGETKIDNLVLLCTKHHRLIHHSEWKVQIAQDGLPEFTAPAYLDPIGEPRRNTMHLRT